In one Bacillus thuringiensis genomic region, the following are encoded:
- the phnE gene encoding phosphonate ABC transporter, permease protein PhnE, producing the protein MNRTTMIVPKPKKLSVYRWVIFIAITFVYVWAFSGVPLEGIKDTAGEITKAIMTGVLNPDWSYVSLPDGEDLLHGLIDTLAIAILGTFISAFLSVPFAFWAATNMSSGKLTSGSGKFVLSFVRTFPELVMALLFIKAVGPGSFAGVLALGLHSIGMLGKLYSEGIENIDKGPTEALLATGANRFQILWYAVLPQVLPDFLSYTLYRFEINVRSAAILGVIGAGGIGTPLIFALSSRNWSRVGIILLGIILMVIIIDLISSSIRKRIV; encoded by the coding sequence ATGAATAGAACGACGATGATTGTGCCAAAACCGAAGAAACTGAGTGTATATCGCTGGGTTATTTTTATAGCAATTACATTTGTTTATGTTTGGGCCTTTTCAGGAGTACCATTAGAAGGGATAAAGGACACAGCAGGTGAAATCACGAAAGCAATTATGACAGGGGTATTGAATCCAGACTGGTCGTATGTATCTTTGCCAGATGGTGAAGATTTATTGCATGGATTAATTGATACGTTGGCAATTGCGATATTAGGTACATTTATTTCTGCATTTTTATCTGTTCCGTTTGCCTTTTGGGCGGCAACGAATATGAGTAGTGGAAAATTAACTTCAGGATCTGGAAAATTTGTACTTAGTTTTGTTCGTACGTTTCCTGAATTAGTTATGGCTCTTTTATTTATAAAAGCTGTTGGTCCAGGCTCTTTTGCAGGAGTATTAGCCTTAGGATTACATTCTATTGGAATGTTAGGAAAACTATATTCAGAAGGAATTGAAAACATAGATAAAGGACCCACGGAAGCGTTACTAGCAACAGGAGCAAACCGTTTTCAAATACTTTGGTATGCAGTGTTACCACAAGTGTTACCAGACTTTCTATCGTATACGTTATACAGATTTGAAATTAATGTACGATCCGCTGCGATTTTAGGGGTTATCGGAGCAGGAGGGATTGGTACACCTTTAATTTTTGCGCTGAGTTCACGCAATTGGTCTCGTGTTGGGATTATTTTATTAGGTATTATTTTAATGGTAATTATAATTGATTTGATTTCAAGTTCGATTCGCAAACGGATTGTTTAA
- the phnE gene encoding phosphonate ABC transporter, permease protein PhnE codes for MNDVTIYSNEIPKPPSKLKHMLTFILVILMLWSSSVQVDASFSKLVDGFPNMVDLLKEMVPPDWSYFQVITTVMLDTIRMAIIGTTLGSILAIPLALFAASNVFTSTFLYSPARLILNFIRTIPDLLLAAIFVAIFGIGPLPGILALTFFSIGLVAKLLYESTESIDPGPLEAMTAVGANKVQWIVYGVIPQVKAHFVSYVLYTFEVNVRAAAVLGLVGAGGIGLYYDRTLGFLQYQQTASIIIYTLIVVLLIDYISTLLREKL; via the coding sequence ATGAATGACGTGACGATATATTCAAATGAAATACCGAAGCCGCCGAGTAAATTGAAACATATGTTAACGTTTATTTTAGTTATTTTAATGCTGTGGAGTAGTAGTGTACAGGTAGATGCATCATTTTCAAAACTGGTAGATGGTTTTCCAAATATGGTAGATCTATTGAAAGAAATGGTGCCACCTGATTGGAGTTATTTTCAAGTTATTACAACAGTGATGTTAGATACAATACGTATGGCGATTATTGGGACGACTTTAGGGTCGATTTTAGCTATTCCACTGGCACTGTTTGCGGCAAGTAATGTGTTTACTAGTACATTTTTATACAGTCCAGCTCGATTGATTTTAAATTTTATTCGAACGATACCAGATTTATTATTAGCGGCAATTTTCGTAGCTATTTTTGGAATAGGACCACTTCCAGGTATTTTAGCTCTTACTTTTTTCTCAATTGGGCTCGTGGCGAAATTGTTGTATGAGTCAACTGAATCAATTGATCCAGGCCCGTTAGAGGCGATGACAGCAGTAGGAGCAAATAAAGTGCAATGGATTGTTTATGGGGTAATTCCGCAAGTGAAAGCACATTTTGTCTCCTATGTTCTGTATACATTTGAGGTGAACGTACGTGCAGCAGCTGTCTTAGGTTTAGTAGGAGCGGGTGGTATTGGATTATATTATGATCGTACACTTGGATTTTTACAATATCAACAAACTGCATCTATAATTATTTATACCCTTATTGTTGTTTTGTTAATTGACTACATTAGTACATTGTTGCGGGAGAAACTATAA
- the phnC gene encoding phosphonate ABC transporter ATP-binding protein, with amino-acid sequence MIEFRNVSKMYPNGTKGLNNINLKIQKGEFIVMVGLSGAGKSTLLRSINRLHEITEGEIMIEGESITAAKGTDLRRMRRDIGMIFQSFNLVKRSTVLKNVLAGRVGYHSTLRTTLGLFPKEDVELAFQALKRVNILEKAYARADELSGGQQQRVSIARALAQEAKIILADEPVASLDPLTTKQVLDDLKKINEDFGITTIVNLHSIDLARQYATRIIGLHAGEIVFDGLVEEATDEKFAEIYGDVAQKSELLEVAVK; translated from the coding sequence GTGATAGAGTTTCGAAATGTTTCCAAAATGTATCCGAATGGCACAAAGGGATTGAATAATATAAATTTAAAGATTCAAAAAGGTGAGTTTATTGTAATGGTCGGATTATCTGGAGCTGGAAAATCTACACTTCTCAGGTCCATAAATCGTCTTCATGAGATTACCGAAGGCGAAATCATGATTGAAGGTGAGTCTATTACTGCTGCAAAAGGAACAGATTTACGACGTATGCGTCGGGATATTGGTATGATCTTTCAAAGTTTTAATCTTGTAAAGCGATCAACAGTATTAAAAAATGTATTAGCTGGTCGTGTTGGATATCATTCCACATTGCGTACAACGTTAGGTTTGTTTCCGAAAGAGGATGTGGAGCTCGCATTTCAAGCGTTAAAAAGAGTGAATATTTTAGAAAAAGCATATGCACGTGCTGATGAATTATCAGGAGGACAACAACAACGTGTATCGATTGCTAGAGCATTGGCGCAAGAAGCGAAAATCATATTGGCAGATGAACCTGTTGCGTCGTTAGATCCACTTACGACAAAGCAAGTATTAGATGACTTAAAGAAAATTAATGAAGATTTTGGAATTACAACAATTGTAAACTTACATTCTATTGATTTAGCTAGGCAATATGCGACGCGTATTATTGGATTACATGCAGGCGAAATTGTTTTTGATGGTTTAGTAGAAGAGGCAACTGATGAAAAGTTTGCTGAAATTTATGGGGACGTAGCTCAGAAAAGCGAATTATTAGAGGTGGCAGTAAAATGA